A window of the Lolium perenne isolate Kyuss_39 chromosome 7, Kyuss_2.0, whole genome shotgun sequence genome harbors these coding sequences:
- the LOC127323948 gene encoding protein MIZU-KUSSEI 1, with translation MPSLIDGPVSLRSLLRPATDDRRTKHGGGGGGGVVGLLKMFKLAPMLTTGSKMAALLGRHSINKPLLADHAPAVTLFGHRRGRLSLAIHEDTRAPPAFLIELPMLAAALHKEMATGTVKLALESDTRSARRRLLEEYVWAVFCNGRKAGYAIRRKDASDDERHVLRLLRGVSMGAGVLPPPPAEREGATPSNGPDGELTYMRARVERVVGSKDSEAFYMINPDDGSDNGGDSAAELSIFLVRKK, from the coding sequence ATGCCATCCCTGATCGACGGCCCGGTCTCGCTGCGCTCACTGCTCCGTCCGGCCACCGATGACCGCCGGACGAagcacggcggcggtggcggcggcggcgtcgtggGGCTGTTAAAGATGTTCAAGCTCGCACCGATGCTCACCACCGGCAGCAAGATGGCCGCGCTGCTCGGGCGGCACAGCATCAACAAACCCCTCCTCGCCGACCACGCGCCAGCGGTGACGCTGTTCGGGCACCGGCGGGGGCGGCTGAGCCTCGCCATCCACGAGGACACGCGCGCGCCGCCGGCGTTCCTCATCGAGCTCCCCATGCTGGCGGCCGCGCTGCACAAGGAGATGGCCACGGGGACCGTGAAGCTGGCGCTGGAGAGCGACACGCGCAGCGCGCGGCGACGGCTGCTTGAGGAGTACGTGTGGGCCGTGTTCTGCAACGGGCGCAAGGCCGGGTACGCCATACGCCGGAAGGACGCCTCCGACGACGAGAGGCACGTCCTCCGCCTGCTTCGCGGAGTCTCCATGGGCGCCGGGGTGCTGCCGCCGCCACCCGCCGAAAGGGAGGGCGCCACCCCGTCCAACGGCCCTGATGGCGAGCTCACCTACATGCGTGCCCGCGTCGAGCGCGTTGTCGGCTCAAAGGACTCCGAGGCGTTCTACATGATCAATCCCGACGACGGCAGCGACAACGGCGGCGATAGTGCCGCCGAACTGAGCATTTTCCTAGTGaggaaaaagtga